From a single Fusobacterium pseudoperiodonticum genomic region:
- a CDS encoding FecCD family ABC transporter permease has protein sequence MNTYGKKMSFLIIILILCILLSIFLGRFFISPKMFFDVISDSIKGVENNPIESSIIFELRIPRIIMNILVGAGLSISGVAFQGIFQNPLVSPDVISVSSGSAFGAVLAILLFGMNSFVIILALLFGILSVVITYSLSKVRGESSVLSLILSGMVITALFSSLISLVKYTADPYDKLPAITYWLMGSFSSSSYNNIKIAIFPIISGIMILYFLRWRINILSLGDEEVKALGMNPVYIRAIIIIAVTIITATCVTLTGIIGWVGLLIPHICRMYIGADNIKLIPTSCIMGAIFMLIIDGIARTATSSEIPIGILTSLIGAPFFIIIFKKYRSW, from the coding sequence ATGAATACATACGGAAAAAAAATGTCATTTCTTATAATTATATTAATTTTATGTATACTCCTTTCGATATTTTTAGGAAGATTTTTTATATCTCCCAAAATGTTTTTTGATGTTATATCAGATAGTATAAAAGGAGTTGAAAATAACCCAATTGAAAGTTCTATAATTTTTGAATTGAGAATACCTAGAATAATAATGAACATATTGGTAGGAGCTGGGCTTTCTATTTCAGGAGTAGCTTTTCAAGGGATATTTCAAAATCCTTTAGTTAGTCCTGATGTAATAAGTGTAAGTTCAGGTTCTGCATTTGGAGCTGTTTTAGCTATACTTTTATTTGGAATGAATTCTTTTGTTATTATTTTAGCTTTATTATTTGGTATATTAAGTGTAGTTATAACTTATAGTTTATCAAAAGTAAGAGGAGAAAGTTCTGTACTTTCTCTGATACTTTCTGGTATGGTTATAACAGCTCTGTTTTCATCATTAATTTCACTTGTAAAATATACAGCTGATCCTTATGATAAATTACCTGCTATAACATATTGGCTTATGGGAAGTTTTTCTAGTTCTTCTTATAATAATATAAAAATTGCAATATTTCCAATAATATCTGGTATTATGATATTATATTTTTTAAGATGGAGAATAAATATCTTATCTCTTGGTGATGAAGAAGTTAAAGCATTAGGTATGAATCCAGTTTATATAAGAGCTATTATTATTATTGCAGTAACGATAATAACTGCAACTTGTGTAACATTAACTGGTATAATTGGATGGGTAGGATTACTAATTCCTCATATATGTCGTATGTATATAGGAGCTGATAATATAAAATTAATTCCAACTTCTTGTATTATGGGAGCAATTTTTATGTTAATCATAGATGGAATAGCAAGGACAGCAACTTCTAGTGAAATTCCTATTGGGATTTTAACTTCCTTAATAGGGGCTCCATTTTTTATTATAATCTTTAAAAAATATAGGAGTTGGTAA
- a CDS encoding ABC transporter substrate-binding protein: MKKIFSSMVILFLFLFANVSAKTVTDLTGKNVTIKDNPSRIAIVPIPWASLAYAVDGDASKIVGMHPSAKKSYEISILKDLAPNMKNVNSVFVDNNFNINYEELALLKPDLVVVWDYQNDAIEKLTKLKIPTVAIKYGTLEDVQEGIKLLGDIFNKQEKAQKLINYHKDTNKYFASKTKKLANTKRTKILYLKDSQLTVASGKSVNNIMIDMAGGVNVAKDVTTGTWSKVTMEEVIKWNPDIIILSNFDKFLPEDIYNNKFEGQDWSKINAVKNKKVFKAPIGIYRWDAPSAETPLMIKWIAKVANPELFNDYNMRKDIKDFYLNFFNYKLSDEQLNFILNSKVNKGLNL, from the coding sequence ATGAAAAAAATTTTTAGTTCAATGGTTATTTTATTTTTATTTTTGTTTGCAAATGTTAGTGCAAAAACTGTTACAGATTTAACAGGAAAAAATGTTACAATTAAAGACAATCCTAGTAGAATTGCTATTGTTCCTATCCCTTGGGCTTCTTTAGCTTATGCTGTAGATGGAGATGCTTCTAAAATAGTTGGTATGCATCCTTCGGCTAAAAAATCTTATGAAATAAGTATATTAAAAGATTTAGCACCTAATATGAAAAATGTAAATTCAGTATTTGTGGATAATAATTTTAATATCAATTATGAAGAATTAGCCCTTTTAAAGCCTGATCTTGTTGTAGTATGGGATTATCAAAATGATGCAATAGAAAAACTTACTAAATTAAAGATACCTACTGTAGCAATAAAATATGGAACATTGGAAGATGTTCAAGAAGGTATAAAATTACTTGGAGATATTTTTAATAAACAAGAAAAAGCTCAAAAATTAATTAACTATCATAAGGATACTAATAAGTATTTTGCTTCAAAAACTAAAAAATTAGCAAATACAAAAAGAACAAAAATTCTTTATCTTAAAGACTCTCAGTTAACTGTAGCTAGTGGAAAATCAGTTAATAATATTATGATTGATATGGCAGGTGGGGTAAATGTTGCTAAAGATGTTACTACTGGTACTTGGTCAAAAGTTACTATGGAAGAAGTTATAAAATGGAATCCTGACATTATTATTTTAAGTAACTTTGATAAATTTTTACCTGAAGACATTTATAATAACAAATTTGAAGGTCAAGATTGGTCAAAAATTAATGCAGTTAAAAATAAAAAAGTCTTTAAAGCCCCAATAGGTATTTATAGATGGGATGCTCCTTCAGCAGAAACTCCACTTATGATAAAATGGATAGCAAAAGTAGCAAATCCTGAACTTTTTAATGATTATAATATGAGAAAAGATATTAAAGATTTTTATTTAAACTTCTTTAATTATAAACTTTCTGATGAACAATTAAATTTCATTTTAAATTCAAAAGTAAATAAAGGTTTAAATCTTTAA
- a CDS encoding nitrogenase component 1, giving the protein MNIERCLKNEKNKMLKSLLNIPENMVISIGPTGCLNVLYNEAIKENKLGNLYTFPISEIDMVSANHIEKLEKYIVKIISENFEKIKSIIIYLTCADLILVSDFSFLTKKIKNDHGIIVKILERGPIAKRKITPEKRLEKLLVELEYELKNTSKIKDKKISDFKIEIQHIVPPITSDYSGACSTLYGENILKILISPHGCKTPVAYDEIRNIDYSLQYSTSLNELEIVTGEIDGLQENIKEIISQNPRIEFIAIISTVVPQIIGMDLETIVENIEETLDIPCIFINTNSFENYYSGISLTLNTLAKKFMLGNKKIKNTVNIIGYSPLTFGKIEKLEEVFSLIKNLDLNVLTVFSDNLSLEKIKNSTSAELNLVLSYEGLALAKYMEKEFSIPYVIINVVSKYGIENTENILKKFFYKTDNSFEHLEKREKLDDRKVMIITSPFMAINIANSFKKDFSFDNILALSFIKESRKLKKVEYLEFLNIVNTEEDLKEKIKEYKPDILISDPVYKNLVNEELTFIPLLHYGYSTRLYLDLDYEYCGKKAYEYFKKFI; this is encoded by the coding sequence ATGAATATAGAGAGATGTCTAAAAAATGAAAAAAATAAAATGCTTAAATCTTTGCTCAATATTCCAGAAAATATGGTTATCTCCATTGGACCAACAGGTTGTTTAAATGTTCTCTATAATGAGGCAATAAAGGAAAATAAATTAGGAAATTTATATACCTTTCCTATATCTGAAATAGATATGGTTTCTGCTAATCATATAGAAAAATTAGAAAAATATATAGTTAAGATAATTTCTGAAAATTTTGAAAAAATAAAATCAATTATTATCTATTTAACTTGTGCTGATTTAATATTAGTGAGTGATTTTTCATTTTTAACAAAAAAAATTAAAAATGATCATGGAATTATTGTAAAAATACTGGAAAGAGGTCCTATTGCAAAAAGAAAAATTACACCAGAAAAAAGATTAGAAAAATTATTAGTTGAATTAGAATATGAGTTAAAAAATACCTCAAAAATAAAAGATAAAAAGATAAGTGATTTTAAAATAGAAATTCAACATATAGTTCCACCAATAACTTCTGATTATTCAGGTGCTTGTTCAACTTTATATGGTGAAAATATTTTAAAAATATTAATTTCACCTCATGGTTGTAAAACACCTGTTGCTTATGATGAAATAAGAAATATAGATTATAGTTTGCAATATTCTACATCATTGAATGAGTTAGAAATAGTTACTGGTGAAATAGATGGACTGCAAGAAAATATAAAAGAAATTATAAGTCAAAACCCTAGGATTGAGTTTATAGCTATTATTTCAACAGTAGTTCCTCAAATAATAGGAATGGATTTAGAGACTATTGTTGAGAATATAGAAGAAACACTAGATATTCCTTGTATTTTTATAAATACAAATAGTTTTGAAAACTATTACTCTGGAATTTCATTAACACTAAATACTTTAGCTAAAAAATTTATGCTTGGAAATAAGAAAATTAAAAACACAGTAAATATTATTGGATACTCCCCTTTAACTTTTGGAAAAATAGAAAAGTTAGAAGAAGTATTTTCTTTAATAAAGAATTTAGATTTGAATGTCCTAACTGTTTTTTCAGATAATTTATCATTAGAAAAAATAAAAAATAGTACATCAGCTGAATTAAATTTAGTTTTAAGTTATGAAGGGCTTGCTCTTGCAAAATACATGGAAAAAGAATTTTCAATTCCTTATGTAATAATAAATGTTGTTTCAAAATATGGTATTGAAAATACAGAAAATATTCTAAAGAAATTTTTTTATAAGACAGATAATTCTTTTGAGCACTTAGAAAAGAGAGAGAAGTTAGATGATAGAAAAGTTATGATTATCACCTCTCCATTTATGGCAATAAATATAGCCAACTCTTTTAAAAAAGACTTCTCATTTGATAATATCTTAGCACTTTCATTTATAAAAGAAAGTAGAAAATTAAAAAAAGTTGAATATTTAGAATTTTTAAATATAGTAAATACAGAAGAAGATTTAAAAGAAAAAATAAAAGAATATAAACCTGATATTTTAATATCAGATCCTGTGTATAAAAATTTAGTAAATGAAGAACTTACTTTTATTCCTTTACTTCATTATGGATACAGTACCAGACTATATCTGGATTTAGATTATGAGTATTGTGGAAAAAAAGCTTATGAATATTTTAAAAAATTTATTTAA
- a CDS encoding AAA family ATPase, giving the protein MLKIAIYGKGGIGKSTISSNLSAIISKTGKKVLHIGCDPKGDSTRNLMGRKIPTVISILKEKNNLNREDIIYEGFNGIECVETGGPEAGIGCAGRGIITTMEELEDLKVFDEERDIIIYDVLGDVVCGGFAVPMREKYADIIYIVTSSEFMSIFAANNIMKSIKNFSKMKNIKFGGLIHNQRNNNSSINILKIFADMTKSKIIGEIPFSKELIKSELNGKTIAEMYPNSDLYNNFLELSEKILSNQDDVSFSPLSEDEMEYLASEILKENIYYEEE; this is encoded by the coding sequence ATGTTAAAAATAGCAATATATGGTAAAGGTGGAATAGGAAAATCTACAATATCTTCTAATTTGAGTGCTATTATTTCAAAAACTGGGAAAAAAGTTTTACATATAGGTTGTGATCCAAAAGGAGATTCTACAAGAAATCTTATGGGAAGGAAAATTCCAACTGTTATTTCAATTTTAAAAGAAAAAAATAATCTAAATAGAGAAGATATAATTTATGAAGGTTTTAATGGAATTGAATGTGTTGAAACTGGTGGTCCTGAAGCTGGAATAGGCTGTGCAGGAAGAGGAATCATTACCACAATGGAAGAGCTTGAAGATTTAAAAGTATTTGATGAAGAAAGAGATATTATTATATATGATGTTTTAGGAGATGTGGTGTGTGGAGGATTTGCAGTTCCCATGAGGGAGAAATATGCTGATATTATTTATATAGTTACATCCTCTGAATTTATGTCAATTTTTGCAGCTAATAATATTATGAAAAGTATTAAAAACTTTTCAAAAATGAAAAATATAAAATTTGGAGGTTTAATTCATAATCAAAGAAATAATAATTCAAGTATAAATATTCTAAAAATTTTTGCAGATATGACTAAATCAAAAATTATAGGAGAAATCCCTTTTAGTAAAGAGCTAATAAAAAGTGAATTAAATGGAAAAACTATTGCTGAAATGTATCCTAATTCAGATTTGTATAATAATTTTTTAGAGCTATCAGAAAAAATTTTAAGTAATCAAGATGATGTTAGTTTTTCTCCACTATCAGAAGACGAAATGGAATATTTAGCATCTGAAATATTAAAAGAAAATATTTATTATGAAGAGGAATAG
- a CDS encoding ABC transporter ATP-binding protein: MKLEIKNLTFSYKNKEILNNISFEVYSGTLLSILGANGAGKTTLIKCINGILNFKKGEVLIDEKNFNNKSLKAKSKIMSYVPQITSSFDIDLTVFDTVLLGRVPHKTFKFSEWDKQIALNNIKKLDLEKYLFSYVGELSGGEKQRVLIARALTQEPKILILDEPISNLDLKFQLETMKILKNLAKEKNLIVITILHDLNFAISYSDKILFLKNGKINNFGDTKKIITTENIKEIFSVDIDIVQFKNKNYIIPLE, from the coding sequence ATGAAATTAGAAATAAAGAATTTAACTTTTTCTTATAAAAATAAAGAAATTTTAAATAATATATCATTTGAAGTTTATTCTGGAACTCTTTTAAGCATATTGGGAGCAAATGGAGCTGGTAAAACTACCTTAATTAAGTGTATAAATGGAATATTAAATTTTAAAAAAGGTGAAGTTTTAATAGATGAGAAAAATTTTAACAATAAATCATTAAAAGCAAAATCAAAAATAATGTCTTATGTTCCACAAATAACTAGCTCTTTTGATATTGATTTAACTGTCTTTGATACAGTTTTACTGGGAAGAGTTCCACATAAAACTTTTAAATTTAGTGAATGGGATAAACAAATTGCTTTAAATAATATTAAAAAACTGGATTTAGAAAAATATTTATTTAGTTATGTTGGTGAATTGAGTGGAGGTGAAAAGCAAAGAGTTCTAATTGCTAGAGCACTTACACAGGAACCAAAAATTTTAATTTTGGATGAACCTATAAGTAATTTAGATTTAAAATTTCAATTGGAAACAATGAAAATTTTAAAAAATTTAGCCAAAGAAAAGAATTTAATAGTTATAACTATTCTTCATGATTTAAATTTTGCTATTTCTTATAGTGATAAAATTTTATTTTTAAAAAATGGAAAAATAAATAATTTTGGAGATACAAAAAAGATTATAACAACAGAAAATATAAAAGAAATTTTTTCAGTTGATATAGATATTGTTCAATTTAAAAATAAAAATTATATAATTCCTTTAGAATAA